The region TTGCGAATGCCGTTCACATCACAGCTTGCCTTCTAAAGTAAAGCATTTTATATTCCTATTCTGTAAGATTTTAACTTTCTAAGGACTGGCATATCAGAACAATCCAGAGACCATTTATTAAGGCCTTCAGTGGAGACCAAAGAGTTATTCCTTGATCATTGGTCTGGGAAACTGTGGTTCATACTACTCTTCATTGAATTTTGTCCAGAATAACTCttattcttcctcccttcccctgcttACAGTTTCGCAGGCCTCATGCTAATACTAAACATGATTAGCACAGGAGTTAATGCAGCCTGAAGCTGATGTACAGCTCTGATAAGGAAAAGTACAGTTTGATCTCAGAACAATCGAACTGACTGGACCTTGTATTCAACAACAGCCCAGCCTCCACACAGGAGGAGCAGCGTTTCGCAGAAGCACTCAAAAAAAGCCGAGCGTGTACCAGCACAGGCGACGCGCGATGGCACAGGTGCACAAACAGCATTTCTGGGTTTCGATCGGGGCCTCGGGGAGGGTTTCTTGCTGCTCCCAGGCAGTTTTAGAGAAACCGGGCCTGAGACGTGATTGAGGAGCACATCTAGTTTGGGTCAAAGAGGCAAAAGAAAGGCCAGGATAGCATGCAAGAGCTGCAGGGGGGAAAGGCAGCAGAGGAGGCCACCCACAGGGCCTCTAGCCTGGGATCTAAAGTAGCGCACGCACAGCTCAGCACTAGCTTCAATGTACAGAGCCATCCGGGAATACCTATCCCTGGTCTCATTAAGTGAGGGGATGTGAACTCTATCAGGCAATTTCCCCATGTAAATAAGCAGGAATATTACATTGAGGCTTACTAAATTGAGGGAGAATATTTTTGACAAAGTGGGAATCCATCCTTTGCCAGAAAGTGCCGAGAAGCTCCTGCCCCTCAGCTCTCAAGCCTATGTCGTTGCCTTATTGCTGCAGTTACAAGTCTGCCTGGATAAAATTCATCAAAATCCATCAGCCCACATTTATATGCGGTACATGCAGAAATAACTAAGATCTTGTACTAAGAGACAGAATATATACTTTTCAATTCAACGTTGAAGTTAACCCATTTCCTCAATAATTCAGGCACCGAATGATTTGCTACAGTAGACGCAGACAAGCATCTAGCTACAAAACACTGTTCAGCGGCTTTTTATTTTACTAGCGCTGTGCCCTAGAAAAACCCATTATAAAACAAAGGTTTTGTTATTTTGCATGATAATCAAGGTTGAAGTAGCCTGTAGATTTTACAAGACATTATCACAAGCTTAATTTACATCAGCCCCTTAATTTACAACACTTTTTAAGTTTCCACTACAGATAAAGGAAAATTTTTACTTGCTACTTGCCATTCAAACTATTTTAAGCATCTTTTTCTGTGACATTCCTTCTTCTATTTGCAGGCTTTTAGGAAGAAGCAGGCTTGTCAGCTTTTAGATGGTGCTGTGCTAACCCCTTTCACCATGGCAAATGCAACAAGCTGATCTATTAAAGCCACCGCTAAATTACGCTTGCGTGCGTACACTCACCTTTCCACCAGCGAGCACAAGCTCAGCAATGCCGTGATGATTCCTGGTGCTTCtaagaaacagcagaagcagaactCAGGAGAGCAAAACTCACTGCTTCTTGCCCACAAGACCTCACTCACTACCCCATAAAGTATCCAAGAAGCTGTGTGGCAGCTTCAGCCCATTCAGAGTAACAAGTCTTATTTGCTTTTAGCTGTTTACTCCCTCCCCAGGCATCCAGGTTGTTGATTCGTTGAAATAATCCaacttgttttaattaaactttgCCTCTAACTACTCAAAGCTCTCTAGGTCTGCAGAAGGTTGAAAGGAACTCCTTTTCCCTCAGCGACCTGAGAATGGGCCTCTTCACACCAACACCTTGTAGCATCCTGCTCTAGTTAAGAGTCAGCTCCCCTTTCAAGCTCAGTACCTTGCTCTCCTTCATTGAACACTCTCTTTTTAGCATGACTGTTTCAGTGTTTCCCTCCAGTGAAGTGTTTTGAGGCTCTGGCCCCAATCCCAAGCCTTCCCCCCCGCTGCTTTCCGATGCAGGCACATATTGTGTTTATGTACCAGACGTTAACAAGTGACAAGTCCCCTTCCGCCTCACCATTGTTTTTACAAATCCAGCTTCCCCATCTTTGGAAAAAAGGGGTTGTCATTAACAGTTTTTAGTTCAATAAAGACACGATACAGATGTACTTTCAGGAGGCTTGTGTAATAGAAAAATGACAATTTGCTTTACAAAACAGAGCACAAACAGGGGGCAAGTCTTGGacaagcaaaaagcaaacaaaagatgaGAAGAGCACAACATGCAGGAGTCATTGAAGAAGTCAaggaaaccaaaataaaaattaaaagtgcTTTACACTGAATGCTAAGCTTCAGAAAGTATATATTAATTTTATCATAATTTTTTGCAGTCTCTCAAATTTAGATTTGAGGACTATTTAGTAAAAAGCCTACTTTTAGTTCTATACAATAGCTGAACATAAGCATAAAAAATATACAACTGTACAAAGACCAGCTCAAGTACAGGAGACGCGCAGTTTATTATTAAAGTCAGGCTAGGATTGTATCTACTCTTCTTCAGAGGAGGTGCCATCTTCTGTAGGATCTGGTGGCAGGGGGCGAGCTCTGTAAAAAGTGATTTCAATTCACAAGAGTTAGCAGAACTCGATCAACTGTTGCTTGAATGGTTCCAATAAACAGAGCCCTTTTACTAGAGGTTAAGTGACCTAAATGACTTCAATTAGCCCCAGACTCATTCTTGCACCTGGAGACAACAGGAGCCTTTGAACTGATACAAGCTACCTTATCCTAAGAATTAGAAGACTGGATTATAAAGCAAATGCCTACCTTTCAAATGGGAAAGGCTACTTCAGTGCAGAAGGAATTTTACACTGATACAATCCTTGCTCATTCTCTGTTAAGCTGCGTTTCCTTCTCTAACTAGAGGGCCACACGCAGGTTGATATCGTTTCTAGGAAGCTGAAAATGTAACTCTGATTTCAGGCCCGAGTTTCAACCTGACTAACTTACCTGtatgatggggggaaaaaagaacaacaaaaaagttgCACAGTTAAGTAAGCAGAGCTCTTGCTTCTTTCAGAACATCCAGGGAAGATGCAAACTGTTTTAGGTGGAGACACTGCATATTCTCTTTAGCATTATCACCCCCTCGTCCTTATTCAGCCAGGACATCTTAAATGGAAGAGATGAATGTTTAGCAGCACTACAGTACACATCTTTCATTTCTCCAAGAGGTAGGATGGAAGTCTTTCTGCTCGCTTGCTTTGCAGGGCCTTCAAGACAATTCAGGACTACTCCAAGACAATTTAGAGTTATCCATATttgatgtaagaaaaaaaaggaaaaaaaaaaggtaattctttaagaaaacagagtcTCTGTAAGACAATGTTTCACACTGCTATCTTTTTAGTCAACAGTACTGACTACAGGCTTATCTCTGAAGTGTCAGCTAGGTAGAGCAACTCAGCTCGTGAAATACCGAACTTGCCAGCAGTCCTCAAAGCTTTCCTGAAACAGAGACAACAGCTGCACAAAGTTACGttgctgttcttttcctttctagGCAAGCGAAGCATGTCCGAGCACAGAATTTGCCTAACCTCCCGGCTACGGCACCCTTttttagcccccccccccccggagctcACCAGCAGCCGGCAGAGGCCGCTAGCCGAGCAGCCCTGCCTCCGCCAGCCCCCGGGCTCTCCCCGTCCCGGGGCTCTCCTGCCCCTTCAGGATAAGCCCGTAGCTGTCACGGCAGCtgggagccggccgcggcggcgcggggctcccggccccccccggtaCTCACCgcgcggcgggccgcgccgccccgctgctccccgccgcctcgccgcccggcGCCTGGTTCTCCTTCTGCGGCCGCCGCAGGAACTCCCCGATGCCCCTCTGCCAGGCGGGCGTCGGCCGCACGCACACCGGGTTGCCCCCCGCGTAGCGGCCCTCGGCTGCGGGGAGAGCGGCcgtcagcgccgccgccccccgcctcgcctcgcctcgcctcgcccccccgccccacctcACCTCTCCTGGCGAGCGGCTGCGGCGACGACGACGGGCCCGCGTTGGCGCTGCTGGAGCCCAGCACCTTCCGGGGCGCCCGGGCGGCCACCACTGCAAGCGGAGCGGAGCTGTCagcgagcgggcggcggcgggaccccggcggcctcccccgcgccgcgccgcgccgcaccttTCCGGtaggtcccgccgccgccgccgtccgccTTGGTGCGCACCATGCTGAcaggagccgagccgagccgagccgagccgagcgcaGCCTCCGCCGCGCGCGCTGCACCGGCCGCGGCGCCAAACGGCCGCCACGCGCGGGCCGTCGCTATTGGCCGGCCGCCGGCCCGATCCCGCCAATGGGAGCTCGCGGGGCGGCGCGCGCGCCCCGGGGCCCGCCGCTCTGCCGGGCGCGCCAAagggccccggcgccgggctccgcggttcggctcggctcggctcggcccggctcggctcggccccgcccccccccggcccagctCCCCCCCGCCGGGGTCTTTCCCAGCACGATCTGTTCCCTGGCCAAACTCGCTGCAGGACCGAGCGttaaggagggagggaagcggTGCCAGGGCACAGCCAGCACCTGGGCCGGGGGCTGCCTCTGACCACCAACACTTGCTGAATGCAGAACCACCCTCCTGGTAACGGCGCGTGGTTTTAACGTGGCTGCGCAAAGCCTTTATGGTATCCGGGCCCCCAGGTGAGCACGGCAATAATAAGCCGGCGGGACACCgaggctgccctggagcccaGCCACTGTTGTTACCTCCCACCTGGAGGCTAGGCCTGGAGCTGCCTCTGATGCGCAAGCCAAGTTTCGCCGTATGAAGACTTTGCTGGCAGGGGGGAAGGCCCTGGCACCCTCAGCTTCCACGAATGACTGCTTCGTGGTGAATTAAATCAGCGTCTCCCCGACGTGAGTCTCTCCCTCGCAAACATCCTGGGGACAGCATGGGTAGCTGATGGTCTCGCTATACGTTAGGGGCAACTGCTGAGCGCTTCGAAAGGTGCTGATAGCAACACATACGTCTGATAAATACCTTAACCATCACTGCTTGTGTCACAGGCACTGTCCCCAGGAGGGCACAGGCCCATCTTTGGCCTTACTCTGCACAGCCCTGACAGGTCGGGCCTGTACGGCTCAACACGAGCACACCCACGTCGGTGGAGGTGGCGCAGAGAGAGATTCCTGCGAGGGGCCAGAATTGCTGCCAAGGGAAATATCCCCTCTTCCCTGCAGCCTATATAGACCAGGGAGCTGGGGTTTTCCTTTCACGCAAGCTTGCACCATTTCTGCACCTTGAATTCAGAGTTTTCTGCTCCTTTTGAATAAGAGAAGGATGAGATCCATGGATTTCTGCTGACTATGGACAAAGCAAAGGGACGGCGTTTCAGAGCTGGATGTTTGGCAGAGCTTTGTCACCACCCACGCACAGGTATGTGTGGGCTGGCGGGTAAGAGCTTCAGGGACCCAGCAAATCTGTTTACGGGTTTGGTTTTGCACAAATGGATGGCAGCGAGAGAAGCATCTTATTAAATCGGCTGGAGATAAGATCAGGTTTGTGGAGCATTCGGTGCACCTAGAGATGTGGATGTGGGCAGCGTTACAAGGAAATGGGCGTCCGCCCTGTCTGCAGTCCACACAGAGGCTTTGCTCACCTTCTGCAGCGCTGACGACGAATATGTCATCCTCCTCGATTACCCCTCAAGCGCAGAGCCTTACGACGATCAAAACCCGTTGTGTTGCGTAAAAGCAGGCTCCGAGTGTGGTCCTGACTTCTGGGAGCCGGGAAGGATCCAGAGTCTGGAAGGAGGGGAAGGCGGGTAGGATCTCACGCACAGAGGTCATCTTCCCTTGCTCCAGCTCagctcttctcctctttcctttcccattttctcAGAAGTTGAGTCCaggttttctgcatttcttctgtttccctgtgggtcccagcagccagggaggAGCTGGCGCGCCTGGAGCTCACCTTCAGAGCGCAGCGGTGCCATGGTAAAGCAGCACCTTCAGCGCCAGCACGTTGCTGGCTGATGCCTTCCTGCTTTGGAGGCTGGGTGCCCCCAAGCCCAGCGATCTCGCTCGCGGCCCTGCCGTCACCGCCGAGCCCTGCTGTCGCCCCCGGAGCCCCGATCCGGTGGCCAAGCAAGAGGGCGGCCTCCTCTCCACGCCGCTGCCCTGGGGAAGAGCTTTCCTCGCCTCGCCCGGCCGGCGCCCGCAGCAGGCGCTGGCTGCCGGTCTCCAAGGAGGTGGTAAAGCAGGGCAAAGCGAAGTTTCCATGGTTCTTCCCAAAGGGAGGTGTCAGGTTCAGGAGGAAAAGGTGAGCTTGGGTCTCGGCGGCCTTCGCCCGCGTAGCAGCACCCTGGGACCGACAAGGCCTGGCTGTGTCTCCCCGGCTGAGGTTGACtgaagggcgggaagggggcaGTGCTGCCAACCTCCAAACCTCCGGGAAACACCCCCAAAACTGCAAGAGGATCCACTCGGGAGGAAATCGGCTCTGTCTGCTCACTCACTCACTCGATCACGAAACTAAGCGGCCGAGCTCCGTGCCCCGGCGGAAccggcgcgccgcggccgcgtTTCCGAGGGGCGCCGGGTGCCGCCGCGACGCGCCGGTGCGCCACTGTTCCCCTTCCCCCGCGCGCAACATGGCGGCGCCCAGCCCGCTCCTGGCCTGGTGCGTCCAGCACCTGCGCGGCGACTTCGGGCTGGACGTGAGCGAGGAGGTCGtgcggtgagcggggccgggggggcgcgggcaggCTCCCCGCCTCGGCCCGGGCGGCACGGTGCTGTCCCGGCCGCCCTGGAGCGGCCTGCACTGCGGGGCCCTGCGGGAGCCATGGAGGGCCTTGCTCAGCGCCGGGACAccgcggcccgggcccggcgggtccctccttcccctgcccgctgtgggggccgcggtgaccCCTCGGGCCTCTTTGGGCACCTCTTGGGCCTCTTCGGGCCCCCTCAGGCCTTCTGTGGCTCCTAGGCCCTGTGCCACCTCCCGCTTAGGGTGCCCTGGCTAACGTAAATGGGAGATACCGGGTTCGGAGTGGGGTTCGGACTGCCGTcggggctgctgctggtgagACGTGGCCTCCCGGCGTCTATCTGCCTGCACGCACCGGGGACAGCATCTCTGCACCTCGCCTCGTTGCTCCCGTTCCCCGGGAGGGGGGCCCGTGCGAAGCACTTTGAATCTGTGGGgtgggaggtggcagggagggGGGGCGCACGGCTGGGAGGGGGGGCGCACGGCTGTAGGTGGGTGAAGAAAGGCACGCAgctatttctgtgtatttaaagCAGGAACTTCTCACAGGCTTTGATTTACGGTTACATTTTTAAATCACGCGGGGGAAACGAGAGTCTCAGTGTGGGGTTTTTAGTATGTGGCAGAAACGACAGTGGGAATGTCACTGTGCCTAGGAACAAGGTAAGAAGGATGGTTTATCTTCCATTTTTCCAGTGAAACAGCAACAAGAGATTTCTCAAAGGGCGTCTGTCTCTGAATTTCTCTTAGAAAATCCTTTCCTTCCCACAGTCTCTTCAGCAGCCTGAAGGGGAGAGCGCGTGTGATTAGATGCACTAGTTGCACGTGTGTGTGATGAGACTTGGTTTCCTGAGAGCCAAAGCCCCGTAACCCATTTTCCCCCCGTGCCGTCCTTCTGCAGGTACATCTTGTCGATAACGAACGAGGATGAGATCCGGGAGTACGTCATTGACCTCATTCAGGGGACCGACGGGAAGAAGAGTCGGTTCGTAGAAGAACTGCTGGCCAGGTGGCGGAAATCCTCTCAGCTGCCTGCGGAGCCTTTACCGGCGTATCGGAAAAAGGATGGTGAGCAGTACTGAGAGGAAGGAATTAAAGTATCAAATAAGCTTGTCTCAATTGTTCTGTTTATAGACAATTACAAGGCCCTGAAGTTCCTGTGGATAGTCCTATTTTTGTATGTCATGAAAGTTTAAAGCCAGTTTTCATTTGCCAGCTGGATGCAAGAGTTCAGGgacatctttctcttgctagTAGTTACCAAGCCTTTCTTTGTGGTTACGCGCTTTTCTAGAGACTTCAGAAGTGCCTCGGGCTGGAGACCAGGCGAAAAAGGGTAAACGCAAAGGAAGGAACAAACAGGAAACACCTGCGTATGCTGAGCCAAGTATAcatgtagaggaagtaaaaaccCCCCTTGACCTGGCCAAGGTGAGTATATCTGGTATGTGAAGGCAGAGAGGCTTCTGGAGTGCTGAGTGACTTTGTGGGTCAGTGGATCTTCAGGACAGATTATGAACCTGGGTTGGGGGGAGAGCTAATACCAAGCACTTCTAACAAAACAAGcgactgaaaacagaaaaaagctttcagagaTATGAATCCTTTGTTATTGGAGTCCTGATGAAAGCGATTGTGTGTCTGAAAGCACATTTGTGTTTTCCAGCTACATCATTGTGTCTAAGAAATATTTACCCTTCCAGTCAAACCTTGTCCTACGTATGTTCTTTAGCGTCTTATCTACAGCATTGCTTCTGTGCGATACATCTCCCTTGCTAGTAAGAGACCTTTCTTCACTAACAGACAGCATTTAGTGTGGCAGCCGTGAGCTATAACCTGAGCAAATACTTTGGTAGCTGTTGGGACGGATGGGAGTTGTACGATGTAAGGGTGTTGCCAGCAAGTTGTACAATAGCCTGGTTGCAATGAGAGGGGCGGCTGTTTCCGTATATCAATGCTGTTCAAAGCTGACAGCAGATTTGGGCAGACGGTGCTCACATTGTGTGCGCACAGGAGTCTTTCACTGCTGTGGGGTAAATGACCTACCTGGGAATGGGGAGAAAAGTTGTATATGTTTTGTGTCTGTAATGGAGAGTGGAATATTGATCATCAAGCAGTGAATACGTCAAAGTGGATTTTACTCTCTCTAAAGAAACTTGAATGAGAGAGTGGACAATGAGAATAGATGCTATAATTAGTAATAGCAGGTATTTCTTTAAATCAGAGTTGAGAAGGTTGCAGAATTAACAGAGCCAGCATGTGGGTGAAATGTTCCTATCTGCTCTATTCAAAACCTTCCAGTCATGCTGAATAAAGCTTTAATTGGCAATTGAAATATTGCAGGctgccaggctcctgctgctTCAGAGAAAAGGCCTTGAACGCTAGAGGAATCTGAAGAGCTGCAGCTAGTGCGTTTTCACTGGGCTTCAGCTTTGGTTTGGCAATCTGGTTTGGCTGTTTCCCTCCCCTGCTCGGCTCCACTTCTGAATCACTAGTGTTGAGATTTAGATGTTGTTGAACCCTGTAAACAAAATTTTTTGAAGTACACATAAATAGTTGGAACTCCAGTGAAAGAAAGTGCAAAATCTGAGAATAGCAATACTAAAAAACAGGAAATCCAGCTGTTTCCAAGCAGCACAGTGCCATGCAGCAAACAGTAGCTGCctttatttatgcttttattttatagtTGACTAATGCCTTTTctttagtagtcttgctttcaATTCAGCAGAACCGAGCACATCAGTGAGCACATCAGGTATGAGGATAGTTGCTGTTAAATGTTGTTGTAATTACTTGGACTGAATTTCTGGATTTTGTTTCTTGTATGTTGGGTTTTGACCCTGAGCTTCACAGCTAGCTTGCTGAGAACCCAAGCTCCTTGCTTACATGGATCCATATATATACGGATTTATACAGATCCAGCTGCAGAACAATGGTCCCAGTTTGTATCAAGTGTAGCAGATAATTGCTATCTGAAGTGTAGGAGCATGCTCTCCAGAAATAAGTGTGTGAATGTACAGTGTGCCTGATTTACGTTAGACTTGCAGTGGAGTCTTTCATGCTATAAACATCAACCGTACTGCACATCCTGAAATTAAGTTCCACCGTTTATCCAGGTGCAA is a window of Dromaius novaehollandiae isolate bDroNov1 chromosome 10, bDroNov1.hap1, whole genome shotgun sequence DNA encoding:
- the PCLAF gene encoding PCNA-associated factor isoform X1, with product MVRTKADGGGGGTYRKVVAARAPRKVLGSSSANAGPSSSPQPLARRAEGRYAGGNPVCVRPTPAWQRGIGEFLRRPQKENQAPGGEAAGSSGAARPAARARPLPPDPTEDGTSSEEE
- the PCLAF gene encoding PCNA-associated factor isoform X2 encodes the protein MVRTKADGGGGGTYRKVVAARAPRKVLGSSSANAGPSSSPQPLARRAEGRYAGGNPVCVRPTPAWQRGIGEFLRRPQKENQAPGGEAAGSSGAARPAARPELS